Within Desulfurobacterium thermolithotrophum DSM 11699, the genomic segment AATTTGAGGCTTATTTCGTAAGAATATTTTTAAAGGAAGCTAGAAAGTCTATTCCTAAAGGTTTATTTAATACTTCTTTTTCTGCTAACTTCTACTACGATATGCTAGATATGGAACTTGCAGAAGTAATTTCTCAAAAAGATCCTTTACATCTAGAAAAGTTTTTACAAGAAGCACTATCTAAATATCAGAAAATATCCAAAGGATAGTGCATGAAAGAGTCATTAGCTTTATACTATAGCAAATTTTATAAATATTCAGATGTTGTATTTATTGCTCTTATTCTTTCAATACTTGCTTCTATGATTCTTCCTGTTCCTGCTATTTTTCTTGACATACTTTTAACTGCAAGTATAGCTTTTTCCTTAGTTATACTTATGGCAACGGTTTACATTAATCACCCTCTTGAACTTTCTTCCTTTCCTTCTCTTTTACTTTTAGCAACCTTATTTAGATTATCCCTTAACGTTGCAACGACAAGAAGAATTCTTCTTCACGGACATGAAGGATCTGATGCAGCCGGTAGTGTTATTAAGGCTTTTGGACAATTTGTCGTTGGTGGTAACTATGTTGTTGGAATTATTGTATTCATAATTCTAGTAGTGATTAACTATATTGTAATTACAAAAGGTACAGAAAGAATCTCTGAAGTTGCGGCAAGATTCACTCTTGATGCTATGCCAGGTAAGCAAATGAGTATTGATGCAGATTTAAACGCTGGACTAATAGATGAAAAAGAAGCACAAAGAAGAAGAGAAGAAATTGCTAGAGAAGCAGACTTTTATGGTGCTATGGATGGTGCTTCCAAATTTATAAGAGGTGACGCTATAGCAGGAATAATAATCACTCTTATAAACATTATCGGCGGTCTTGCTATCGGCGTTCTCCAGCATCACATGAGCTTTTCTGATGCAGCTAAAACATTTACACTTCTTACAGTTGGAGATGGTCTCGTTTCTCAAATTCCTTCTCTAATTACTTCCACTGCAGCTGGTCTTATGGTTACAAGAGCAGCTGCTGAAACAGACCTTGGTCACGAAGTATTTAAACAATTGACGGGCTACTATAAAGCACTTTTTATGGCAGCTGGAGCTATTGCTATCATAGGTATAGTTCCAGGAATGCCTACAATACCTTTTGCTCTTTTAGCTGCTCTTATTGCTGCTACTGCTTATATGGTCTATTTAGTAGATAAAAGAAAAGAAATAGAAGAAGCTGAGAGAAAAGCTCGAGAACTACTTAAACAAGCAAAAGAATCAGAAGAAAAACCTGAAGAAATAGTTGTCCAACCAGAACCAATAACACTTGAAATAGGATACTCTCTTATTCCTTACGTTGATGAGTCTCAAAATGGTGAAATAGTAAAGAAAATTCGTTCTCTTAGAAAACAACTGGCTAAAGAGTTAGGAATTATTATTCCTCTGGTTCATCTTAAAGACAATCTTGAGCTAAAACCTAATGAGTATAGGATTTTGTTAAGAGATGTTGAGGTAGCACGAGGAGAAGTCCAACCTGGAAAGTACCTTGCAATAGATACAGGGGGAACTAGAGGAAAAATAGA encodes:
- a CDS encoding rod-binding protein — encoded protein: MIGKIDKTYWDIANIKQIKNESEAIKEFEAYFVRIFLKEARKSIPKGLFNTSFSANFYYDMLDMELAEVISQKDPLHLEKFLQEALSKYQKISKG
- the flhA gene encoding flagellar biosynthesis protein FlhA — its product is MKESLALYYSKFYKYSDVVFIALILSILASMILPVPAIFLDILLTASIAFSLVILMATVYINHPLELSSFPSLLLLATLFRLSLNVATTRRILLHGHEGSDAAGSVIKAFGQFVVGGNYVVGIIVFIILVVINYIVITKGTERISEVAARFTLDAMPGKQMSIDADLNAGLIDEKEAQRRREEIAREADFYGAMDGASKFIRGDAIAGIIITLINIIGGLAIGVLQHHMSFSDAAKTFTLLTVGDGLVSQIPSLITSTAAGLMVTRAAAETDLGHEVFKQLTGYYKALFMAAGAIAIIGIVPGMPTIPFALLAALIAATAYMVYLVDKRKEIEEAERKARELLKQAKESEEKPEEIVVQPEPITLEIGYSLIPYVDESQNGEIVKKIRSLRKQLAKELGIIIPLVHLKDNLELKPNEYRILLRDVEVARGEVQPGKYLAIDTGGTRGKIEGIPTKEPAFGLTAYWIDEKSKDKAKLLGYTVVDIPTVIVTHLSEVIKKHAYEILGRAEVKQLIDNLSKKYPIVKEIIPEQVSLGTLTKVLQNLLREGIPVRDLLSIIESVSDNIDKTRDPEILTEFARQSLSRLISNLYSKDGILTAISLDPETENYILKKVKENDGYLPPLDPVFVQNLVKSISGTLEKFIINQVTPVLLASPAVRRFIKRIIEPYLPSIAVLSYSEIEAGLKVNLIGTVKG